A single Nostoc sp. PCC 7107 DNA region contains:
- a CDS encoding Uma2 family endonuclease, which produces MNTVVLNLEPIAHLSDEQFYQLCIANRDLNLEMNAAGELIIMPPVGGESGNQEADLITDLNNWNRQAKLGKVFSSSTIFILPNGAKRSPDAAWVKLARWEALTLEQRKKFPQLVPDFAIELRSETDRLKSLQEKMQEYIENGLRLGWLINYQDGKVEIYRQENSVEVIQIPAILSGEDVLPGFELHLN; this is translated from the coding sequence ATGAATACTGTAGTTCTCAATCTAGAACCCATCGCGCATTTAAGTGATGAGCAATTTTATCAATTGTGTATTGCCAATCGTGATTTAAACTTGGAAATGAACGCAGCAGGAGAATTAATTATTATGCCACCAGTAGGAGGAGAAAGCGGAAATCAAGAAGCAGACTTAATTACAGATTTGAATAATTGGAATCGTCAAGCTAAATTAGGCAAAGTTTTTAGTTCTTCAACTATCTTTATCCTGCCAAATGGTGCAAAACGTTCTCCTGATGCAGCTTGGGTAAAACTGGCAAGGTGGGAAGCTTTAACGCTAGAACAACGCAAAAAATTCCCGCAACTCGTACCAGATTTCGCCATTGAACTGCGTTCTGAAACAGATAGGCTCAAATCTTTGCAAGAAAAAATGCAGGAATATATAGAAAATGGTTTGCGTTTAGGATGGCTGATTAATTATCAAGATGGCAAAGTAGAAATTTATCGACAAGAAAATTCTGTCGAAGTAATCCAAATTCCAGCAATTCTGTCTGGGGAAGATGTATTACCTGGATTTGAGTTGCACTTGAATTAG